Within Streptomyces sp. SS1-1, the genomic segment TGGTGCGGGCGCTGACGTTCGCGGACCGCAGCGTCTCTCCCGAGGTCGACCAGGTCTCCCGCCAGACCACGATGATCATCCTGGACGCGATGGGTCTGGAGGACCCGACGCCGCAGCAGCTGTCGGCCGTCCGCGTCATCGAGCACACCTGGCACTCGGCCCTGATCACCTGGCTGTCGGGGCGCGCGTCGATCGCCCAGGTGAAGATCGACATCGAGACGGTGTGCCGGCTGATCGACCTGACGGCTCCGGAGGAGACGCGGGGCCGCTGAGCCGGAACTCCTGCGACTCGTCGGCGTCGGTCTCCGGCTCGGCCGGATGCGACTGGCGGGCGACGTCGAGACGGAAGCCGCCGGGGGCGTGGTGGAGGCACTGGGCCGAGCCGACGCGCAGCGACCGGTCGACCTCGACGTGCCGGCGGTCGCCCATCCTCACGCCTGCCCGCCGAGGGGTGCCCTGTCCGTAAGTAGCCGATACTGCGCCTCTACTGACGCCGCGTCACCAGCGGGCCTGCCTGGGTGGCGGGGTCCAGCGGTCGCCGGCCACGGTCGCCTCGACGTCCGCGTCGGGAGGACCACGGCCGCCGACCTGCCGCCGAGTTCGAGCGTGACGCGGGTCAGGTTGCGGGCGGCGACCTCCATGACGCGTTCGCCGGCGGCGACGAAACCGGTGAAGTAGACCTTGTCGACGCCGGGGTGCCCGACCAGGTACTCGCTGACCTCGCGGCCGGCGGGCAGGACGGACAGCACCCCCTCGGGGCGGTCTAAGCCCGGAGAGTTGCCCGGCTTCTCCCTATGGCTCCTTCGGTGGACTTTGCTGTGGAATGGTTCAAGGGAACACCGGACGGCTGGAGGGGGCAGCGCAGGTGACCGACGAGCACTTAGCCGATCGCCCGCCTGATTCCCAGGTGCCTTTCTTCTTCCACAGCTACGGGCAGACGCACTCCGGGACCGCCGGCTCCCGCGCGCCGGACAATCGTCAGGAGCAGTTCCACGACCTCCAGCTCATGGGGTTGCGGGGACTGATGGAGGCCGGGAGGTGGCGGGTCTACCGGCGGACCGTGTGGCGCATCGCCGAGCGGATCGTCGACGTCGCCACCGCGGCCCGCTTCAAACCCTGTGACGTCAGCCTCTTCGACGACCTGCGCAACGTCTTCGCGCCGTGCACCCAGGGGGACTCATGACTGCCACTGCTCCGGTCTTCTTCCTCAGCTACGCCCGCACCCCGGGGCCGCACGGATCCGACGCCGACCAGCCGGTCTTCTCCTTCTACGACGACCTGCGCAAACAGGTGGCCCGGCTGACCCGGGTGAAGGCGCAGGACGCCGGGCACGTGGACACCCCGGACGCTCCGTCCGGCGCCTGGCAGTCGGCGCTGGCGGCCTGCCGTGTCTTCGTCCCGCTGTACGCGCCGCGCTACTTCACCGACCCGCTGTGCGGACGCCAGTGGACCGCGTTCAAACGCCGGGGCGGCCGGCACTACGGCCGTGCCGTGGTCCCCGTCCTGTGGGTCCCGCCCACCGACGGCACCACCCTGCCGCCGGCCGCGCTGGAGATCTCCACCCATCTGCCGCGCGCGGGTGGCGCCGAGGAGCGGCGCGCCCAGGACCGGTACGCGGAAGCCGGTCTGTACCGGCTCATGGAGCTGGAGGACGACCAGCGCGCGTACCGCCAGGTGCTGGCGCGCCTCGCCGAACGTGTCGCACGGGCGGCGAAGGACTCACCGGCCCGGCCGGCCGACGCGGGGCAGTGGGGCGACCGGCACGGTCTGGAGGACGCGTTCGCGCCGCAGCGGTCGAAGCCGACCTTGCGGATCACGGCCCTCGCGCCGACGGCCGGCCGGCTGCCTCCGGGGCGTGAGGCGGCCACGTACGGCCCGGACACCGAGGCGTGGCGGCCGTTCCGGACGGCGTCCGGATCGCTGATCCAGCAGGCCCTCGCCCTCGCCGGCAATCTCGGCTTCGAACCGGAACTGGTCGCCTTCGAGAAGGCGTACGAGAGCATCGTCCACGAGGGACCCGGACGGGAGCCCGCCCGGCCGGTCGCGCCCTGGGTGCTGGTGGTCGACGCGTGGGCCCTCGGCGACCCCAGGACGTCGGACATGGTGCGGCGCATCGACCGGGCCAACCGGCCCTGGCTGGCCGTCATGGCGGTCCTCGCGGGCGACGACCCGCAGACGCAGCGCGACAGGAAGCGGCTCACCGACCGGCTGCGGGACACGCTGTCCTGGCACCGGCAGCTGGACGACGTGCGCCACACGGCCCGGGGCGCGGCCGCTCAGGGCATCGCCCAGCCCGATGCTTTCGCATGGCTTTTCGCGGAGTTGGCGAAGAGTTGCTATTTGCGGTATCTCGATTCCATCCAGGACGATTCCCCGCGCCCGACGCCGGCCCGGCGCGGCGTCACGGGGAGCGGAGGACGAACCAGTGACTGACGAGAACGGCGCGGGAGAGACGACGGGGACGCCGGCTCAGGAGCCGGAGGAGCCGGCCGCGGGGAAGGTCGTCACCTTCTACTCCTACAAGGGCGGCACCGGCCGCACCATGTCCCTCGCCAACACGGCCTGGATCCTGGCGTCCGGCGGGAAACGGGTGCTGGTCGTCGACTGGGACCTCGACGCGCCCGGCCTGGACCGCTTCCTCCACCCGTTCCTGGACCGCGACCGGTTACGGTCGGCGTCCGGCATCATCGACCTCTTCCTGCACTTCAACCAGACGGTGCTGGAGCAGCGCAGGCAGCCGGAGAGCCACCCGGAGGACGACTGGGTGGCCGCCGAGGCGGCGTGGGTGGACTCGCAGGCCCGTTTCAACCACTGCGTCATCCCGCTGGACTGGAAGTTCCCCGGCGGCGGCCGGCTCGACTACGTGTCCCCGGGCACGCAGAACAAGGAGTACCTGTCGGCGTACTCGCAGTTCGACTGGATGCGCTTCCTGGACCACACCTGGCACGGGCCGGTCTTCGTGAGGGCGCTCAAGCACGAACTCACC encodes:
- a CDS encoding TIR-like protein FxsC, coding for MTATAPVFFLSYARTPGPHGSDADQPVFSFYDDLRKQVARLTRVKAQDAGHVDTPDAPSGAWQSALAACRVFVPLYAPRYFTDPLCGRQWTAFKRRGGRHYGRAVVPVLWVPPTDGTTLPPAALEISTHLPRAGGAEERRAQDRYAEAGLYRLMELEDDQRAYRQVLARLAERVARAAKDSPARPADAGQWGDRHGLEDAFAPQRSKPTLRITALAPTAGRLPPGREAATYGPDTEAWRPFRTASGSLIQQALALAGNLGFEPELVAFEKAYESIVHEGPGREPARPVAPWVLVVDAWALGDPRTSDMVRRIDRANRPWLAVMAVLAGDDPQTQRDRKRLTDRLRDTLSWHRQLDDVRHTARGAAAQGIAQPDAFAWLFAELAKSCYLRYLDSIQDDSPRPTPARRGVTGSGGRTSD